A stretch of Perognathus longimembris pacificus isolate PPM17 chromosome 1, ASM2315922v1, whole genome shotgun sequence DNA encodes these proteins:
- the Tmem250 gene encoding transmembrane protein 250: MPVMPIPRRVRSFHGPHTTCLHAACGPARASHLARTKYNNFDVYVKTRWLYGFIRFLLYFSCSLFTAALWGALAALFCLQYLGVRVLLRFQLKLSVLLLLLGRRRLDFRLLNELLVYAIHVTMLLVGGLGWCFMVFVDM; encoded by the coding sequence ATGCCGGTCATGCCCATCCCGCGGCGCGTGCGCTCCTTCCACGGCCCCCACACCACCTGCCTGCACGCGGCCTGCGGGCCCGCGCGCGCCTCCCACCTGGCCCGCACCAAGTACAACAACTTCGACGTGTACGTGAAGACGCGCTGGCTGTACGGCTTCATCCGCTTCCTGCTGTACTTCAGCTGCAGCCTCTTCACGGCGGCCCTGTGGGGCGCGCTGGCCGCGCTCTTCTGCCTGCAGTACCTGGGCGTGCGCGTCCTGCTGCGCTTCCAGCTCAAGCTGtccgtgctgctgctgctgctgggccgCCGGCGCCTGGACTTCCGCCTGCTCAACGAGCTGCTGGTCTACGCCATCCACGTGACCATGCTCCTGGTCGGGGGCCTGGGCTGGTGCTTCATGGTCTTCGTGGACATGTGA